The Coffea eugenioides isolate CCC68of chromosome 8, Ceug_1.0, whole genome shotgun sequence genome has a segment encoding these proteins:
- the LOC113781686 gene encoding uncharacterized protein LOC113781686 has protein sequence MTGIVACLKRQRFNHHGTSLHNICSAEKIICRNFLLKDGSLKHDNYVLTKYFHQKFFSTGYASVHGERPSAEYAKLRKESLESKFGHLLGTRSKNVSTIYHFGPFFALYRAAIISYHVLKLAIWRLFVHDMKKRSVKFRETLIRLGPFYIKLGQALSTRHDILPTVYCQELAKLQDQIPPFPTNIALRSIESELGVPVSQAFADISKEPIAAASLGQVYKAHLHSGELVAVKVQRPGMTHQLTLDALLFHMIGGQLKRFAKARKDLLVAVNEMVRHMFEEIDYILEGQNAERFASLYADNYNDETSLKGSAGTTIRHQKASHIKVPKIYWRYTRKAVLTMEWIDGIKLTNEDRLREACLNRKDLIDRGLYCSLRQLLQVGFFHADPHPGNLVAMEDGSLAYFDFGMMGDIPRHYRVGLIRVLVHFVNRDSLGLASDFLSLGFIPEGVDIQSVSDALKTSFGDGSRQSQDFQSIMEQLYDVMYDFNFSLPPDYALVIRALGSLEGTAKVLDPDFKVVESAYPFVIGRLLADPNPDMRRILRELLIRNDGSIRWNRLEKLIVAISEQAAEADGLAPALDDKSGHPMGWKSFDMRAVVAATEDLFQFILSDKGSRVRVFLVRDLFQAYDVFLQDEVFGCLCGNPRAKEQAPAQEHAMLVRVFNGLKSLRHAMKLAPDVWAAMFIRLAVKPELQNFSFDVISAIITHSSNRIPDHIWVCLSRLLHKFTSNDSPKAS, from the exons CTTTACATAACATTTGCTCGGCTGAGAAAATTATATGCAGGAATTTCTTACTTAAAGACGGGAGTTTAAAGCATGATAATTATGTTTTGACAAAGTATTTCCACCAGAAATT TTTTTCCACTGGATATGCCAGTGTGCATGGTGAAAGGCCATCTGCAGAGTATGCAAAGTTGAGAAAAGAGTCACTGGAAAGTAAATTTGGACATTTACTCGGGACTAGATCGAAAAATGTTTCTACTATATATCATTTTGGCCCATTTTTCGCGTTATATAGAGCAGCTATTATTTCATATCATGTGTTGAAGCTTGCCATTTGGCGACTGTTTGTTCATGACATGAAAAAGCGTTCAGTTAAG TTTCGTGAAACTCTAATCCGCTTGGGGCCCTTTTATATCAAG CTTGGACAAGCATTGAGCACAAGACATGATATATTACCAACTGTGTACTGCCAAGAACTTGCAAAACTACAG GATCAAATTCCACCATTTCCAACTAACATTGCCTTAAGATCCATTGAATCTGAGTTGGGAGTTCCTGTCTCACAAGCttttgctgacatcagtaaggAACCTATAGCAGCAGCTTCATTGGGACAAGTATATAAAG CTCATCTGCATTCCGGAGAGCTTGTAGCTGTCAAAGTTCAAAGGCCTGGTATGACACATCAGTTGACACTTGATGCCTTATTGTTTCACATGATTGGGGGCCAATTAAAGCGGTTTGCCAAAGCTCGCAAGGATCTGTTGGTGGCAGTGAATGAGATG GTGAGGCATATGTTTGAGGAAATTGACTACATTCTGGAGGGTCAAAATGCCGAGCGCTTCGCTTCTCTCTATGCTGACAACTATA ATGATGAAACTAGTTTGAAAGGCTCAGCTGGTACTACTATTCGGCATCAGAAAGCTAGCCATATTAAGGTTCCAAAAATATATTGGAGGTATACTCGTAAGGCAGTGCTAACTATGGAATGGATTGATGGCATTAAACTTACCAATGAAGATCGCCTGAGGGAGGCCTGCCTCAACAGAAAAGATCTAATTGACCGG GGATTGTACTGCTCTTTGAGGCAGTTGTTGCAGGTAGGTTTTTTCCATGCGGATCCTCATCCAGGAAACCTTGTTGCCATGGAAGATGGATCTCTTGCTTACTTTGACTTTGGGATGATGGGGGATATTCCACGCCACTATCGAGTTGGACTAATTAGGGTG CTTGTGCACTTTGTTAATCGTGACTCCCTGGGTTTGGCAAGTGACTTTCTTTCTCTGGGCTTCATTCCTGAAGGGGTTGATATCCAGTCTGTCTCAGATGCCTTAAAAACATCCTTTGGTGATGGTAGCAGACAATCCCAAGATTTCCAG AGCATAATGGAGCAATTATATGATGTTATGTATGATTTCAACTTCTCTCTTCCTCCGGATTATGCGCTGGTGATAAGAGCCCTGGGATCACTTGAAGGGACTGCAAAAGTGCTGGATCCTGATTTTAAAGTGGTTGAAAGTGCTTATCCTTTTGTTATTGGGAGGCTTTTGGCAGATCCCAATCCAGATATGAGGAGGATATTGAGGGAACTTCTCATTCGGAATGATGGCTCAATCAGGTGGAATCGACTAGAGAAACTG ATTGTGGCAATATCTGAACAAGCGGCTGAGGCAGATGGACTTGCCCCTGCACTTGATGACAAATCTGGACATCCAATGGGATGGAAGTCATTTGACATGCGTGCTGTTGTGGCTGCCACTGAAGATCTTTTCCAGTTTATCCTGTCTGATAAGGGCTCCAGGGTGCGTGTTTTTCTTGTGAGGGACCTTTTTCAAGCATATGATGTTTTCTTGCAGGATGAAGTTTTTGGTTGTCTTTGCGGAAATCCACGGGCAAAGGAGCAAGCACCTGCTCAG GAACATGCAATGCTAGTGCGGGTGTTCAATGGATTAAAATCTTTGCGACATGCAATGAAGTTGGCTCCAGATGTATGGGCAGCTATGTTCATTCGCTTAGCAGTTAAGCCTGAGCTTCAGAATTTTTCTTTCGATGTTATTTCAGCTATAATCACTCATTCTAGCAACAGAATTCCAGATCATATATGGGTTTGTTTATCTAGATTACTCCATAAGTTTACCAGCAATGACAGCCCTAAAGCTTCATAG